TGGATATAAATATTACAAGCAAAATTATCCAATTTTTATGGTTAAATTTAGTTGGCGCTTTCTGCAAATAAGGCATATTATATTTCTTGTAACAGCACAGATTCCGGTAAACGTTGATTCTTTGACTGTGCATTCACATCTATCTATGGTTTGAGCAAAATTCTCGCCCTTACCTCGAGGTAAACTGCCAAGTGTTGGGAATGTTCATGCTGACTACTCTAACGTGAGGGCAATTTCTGATATTGACAATTGACAAACTATGTAGTAGCGGCTTTAATCATGGGTGAAAAGGTGTTAGCGTCCCGGCAAAGAGAGTGGCTAACACCAGTAGCTAAACTATAGGGATAAAAAGATCATGCCACAAAATACTGAATACAAAGATTCGGCTGAGACAATTGGGACAGTAACTTATAAAAAGCGGCTGAATTCTTGGGCGATCGCGCGTTTACATCCTGAGAATCAAAAAAGTGTGATTGCGAGATTTCGCAGTCGTTCCGATGCGGATGGACATATGCAGCTATTACAGCAAATGAATCCAGATGCGGAATTCCTCTTAATTTATGATTTTCAGTAATTGTTCATTCTTCCAGAGTCATAGGTGCTGCATCTAACTCTCCACTGAGTAAACTTGCGTCATCTTTCCTGTCTTCCCTGGGGAAAATTTGGTGTTCACGAATTTCCACACCAGCTTCTACTAGACATTGTTCCCATCCATCCCTTGTACCAATCTGACTTTTGTTTTCCAGTAAACCTAAATCTACTTCCTGTTGTGTGAGTTGGAAAAACTCCTGATAGTGAGGATAACTAGGAGTCACAAAAGTTTCCTTGCGGTGCAATATCGGAGGATTCCGGTGATTTTTGTACCTGCGGCGCATAATTTCTCTCGTTTTCAGGTCTATACTGATACTTTCCTGTAATGCAGGATGGGCATCAGTATCAAAATCAGGATAGAAGAGATAGGAAATCCGTGATTCCTCGGTACTAAATTTGATTAAAGTCGCACCATCAACCCGCCCAATTGTGCGACTTCCGCAACTTTCATAGATGCGTAACAAGGGGTCAAGTTCTTGCAAGGCAGATGTATGAATATACAAAGCACCACGGGTGCGTTTACCAATTTTACTTTTGTCGCAGGTTTTTGCTACCACCCCCGGTGTACCCAGACTAAACAGCTTTTGATCGGCTATTTCGCAAGCTTCTTCATAATTGGCAAAAAATGCCTTAATGTCATGGCGCATTTCCATGGGTAATTGGGAAAATCTGGGGCGATGCTCAAAATGAGTCAGAGCCAGATAAACTATAGTATCTAAAGACCGACGGTAGGCGATCGCGTCCCATTCTGCCTCATCTGTAGCTTGTAGTACCACCGCAAAGGCTCGTCGCATAGTACCAAATTCTCGTAGTAAATCAGCTTCCTCTTCTAGTTCTCCTTTCACTGGCAACCGTCCACGACGAGTATAAAAATTCATCAATGGGCGTAATATTTCCGAGTAGTCCGCAAACCGTTTCACCGGGATACGAATACGCGGTGTGACTGCATTTGAGCAGAAACGTTGTGCCTTAAAAGCCTCCTGTTGCTCCCCATGGCGAAAGACAAAATAAATGCCTAAAGCTACAGGTACAGCATCTACTTGTAAAGTCTGATCAATATATTTTTTCAGTTCTTCCTGCTCATAATATTTCTGAAATGTGTTGTGACTCGTCACCACCCCATCCCCATAGGGGAGTAAGTTGCGAGTCGGTGCTTTCAGTAATACTTGCGCTGCTACAATTAAAACTTGCCGTGTTAAATCCCAAGCTCGAATCAAAGCTTGCTGTCGCTCTTCAGGATTTTCAATCACATTCAGAACATAGCCAAGATTCACCACATCTGCGGCGACAACTGGAACATCAGGATAGTAGTAAGGATCCCAACCGATACTTGCGGCTGCCACTGCTGCCACACGTTGTACATCTCCACCATGTCCGCAACCATAGTCAAAAAATGTGGTATCTTTACCAATCACAGCATAATCGATTGCCAATCGCACTGGACGGGAAATGTCAGTCCGAAACATGGCAGCTCGATGACGTTCAATTTCTAAATAGCTCTCAGACATTAGAGCGTTTGTAATTGCGAGAAAATCTAACTAAATTGTTATCGGCAATCAATCCCTAATAATATCTTTCAATCTTTTGTCCCTAGGGCAATCAAATCTTCAATTTTCTTGATATTTGGATCTCCTGCCAGGTAGCTAATGCCACGATGTAAATGTAAATTGAATTGCTCTGCCAGGGTTTGTTTATCTGTCTGCAAACCGTCATCATGACAGCGTTGTCTCAAAGCTAATACCAGTATATCGGATAGCTCTCCACCAAAAACCCGCCAAGTGATTTCCACATTGCTATCTAGTTTAATGGGTATAGGAGTCGGAGGTGTGACTTCCGCCAGAGAGCGACAAAATGCCCAACGACATAAAATATTCCACTGCTCAATTTTTGTGAGTCGCTTCAGCTTGATTAACTGGTCTTTGGCTGTTTGAGAAAGTTTGATACGCTCTAGGGGGGGTTCCATGGGAAAGTTTATACTAATTCAAAATTCAAAACTTAGAAAGCCAGACATCACAAGGGTTTAGGAATGTACATCTGTCCTAGGGGGAAAGGTTAAGGGAAATATTACCCATTACCCATCGTCCATTGCTAAATCACTAAAAACAATAGGACTGGAAATTCCAGTCCCGTGAATCATTTTATCGAAGTTCTTAAAATAATTGGGTTTACTTACGCGGTTTGCGCAATTTCTGCTTTTTCCGTCGTTTTTCTGTTGTTGCTACGGCATGATCTACCGGATAACCTACCACTGGAATGACTTGAAACTTGCGCTCCTCTTCCAATTGTTTTAATTCGGTGTAATCAACCCAGTGAATACAATCAACAGGACAAGTATCAATCGCTTCTTGAATGATTTCTTCCCCATCGCCATCTTGACGAATAACGCGCGATCGCCCATAATCCGGCTCAATATAAAAAGTATTCCGAGCTACGTGAGCGCAGTGTTTACAACCAATACAGGTGATTTCATCCACATACACGCCCTTCTGACGCAGGAAACCGCCTAATTCTGGTTCTAAACCTGAACGTTCGGAATCATCCCTCAAGAAACCACCCAACTCCGGTGCTAAACCAGAAGGGTTATCTTCCTGTTCTGGTGACGGAAGAAAGTCAGACATTACGCACTCCAGCGCTGTACAACTAAGCGAATTGAACCATCTTCATGATTCTGCTGTTCTGCAACTTGAAACCCTGCCCGTGTTGACTCTTTGACCACGGTATGGTATGCATAACGCTGGGTGACTTGGCGCAAAAAGCCTTCTACTGATAAATTTTGTTGCCAATACTGCAAATCAGCGACTAATTCGTACTCTTTACCGTTCCATTTAAAGCCGACATCGTAGCCATTATCTTGCTCGATAGTCACTTCTGCGGCATGGGTTTGTCCTCGATAACCACGTACTTCCCGTGGTCCCTGCTTCCAATCTACACCTAGGTCGGAAAGAGCGTCTTTCAAAGATTCAAGGTTACGGATCTGGGTCTTAATTTGGCTAAAATGTGACATGGTGGTTATACAAAAACTACACAGTATTTGAACAATGTCTGAAAACTTACCAGTCGCTGAAAGCTGTTTGTGTGTTTGCCACGCCAGATTGCTGTTGTACCTTGGCAGCGAAGAACTCTGAAGTTGGCTCCTGTGTCATTACTTGCCCTAACTGGGCTTCAATTGCGGCTGTAACCTCCGCGCAGGAAGCTCCTATAATGCCAGTAACTTTCTCTTGTACCCGACCATCTGGATAGATGATGAATTCTAGTGTCTCCATGGGCTGTACCAACCGTGAATAGTACGCTGTAAATGTACTGCTCTAGCAAAAGGCTACAAAAATATAGCTTTCAGGATTAGCATTTTCCCTTAGCTACAAACTTGCCATTTGTTAACTAATGTTCCATTACTCAAAATATATATCTCAGAATCTTTACAAAAATTATCTTTTTTATTAGGCAGCACATCTGTTATCTGTAAGTTTCTCTTAACCTAATCCATAAGTCAAGGTCAGGTTTTTCCGTGATGGGATGGCAAGAAAATCTGCCAAAATCCATGAAAGCTAAGACTCAGAAGCTTTTTAAGCCTATTTGTCTAGTAAAATTATTGAAACTCTTTATCATTACTATTGGCAGTAAATTTATTAAGTAAGTATTAAGTCTGTGGGGGGAATGCAGAAATACGGATTTTTTGTCTACTTCGTCATCTTCAGCTTCCACCGACAACACCGCTTTGCAAGTGGACGTGAAAGGGATTTTTAAGCTAAAGTTGTAATGAGTTTGTTTTAGCATCAGCTAGTAAAAACCCCATTGTTGACCCATCAAACAAGTCTCTTTTGTGGTCTGTGACGTTCGTAACAGGCAAAGTCTCAGTCCAGATGCAAATATAGATACAGGTAATGAATGCGTAGATATATAAAATAATAAATAAACATTCAAAAGCAAAAATTACTTCAGCACTTAACAAACATTCATATGCAAACGCAGGAAATATCCACCAAACCGATTCGCTCTTTAGAAGATGCCCTTGATAGGTGTCAGAATCTGGGTATGCGTGTCAGTCGCCAACGTCGTTTCATTTTAGAATTGTTATGGCAGGCAAATGAGCATCTCTCTGCTAGGGAAATTTATGATCGCCTGAATTTAGATGGTAAGGCGATCGGTCACACTTCTGTGTATCAAAATTTAGAAGCTTTATCGACCCAGGGTATTATTGAGTGTATTGAGCGTTGCGATGGACGTTTATACGGTAATATCAGTGATTCCCACAGTCATGTTAACTGTATTGATACCAATCAGATTCTAGATGTGCATATCGAGTTACCGGAAGATTTAATCAAATATGTGGAATCACAGACTGGTGTGAGAATCACTGACTATAGTATTAATTTTTACGGTTATAAACAAAAGCCCTAACTTATCCGAAGACAGTTTCATCATCAGCGTAGTCACTGGTGGCAGATTCAGCTTCTGCGTCTATACCTATGTCTGATGATGCTTCCCCTTCAACACTCTCCATGATTCCCATACCTTGTGTGTTTACCCAAGTGAGGGCATTATCTGTATTCTCTGGTAAGTTGCGTTCAGAGGGTTGAGATAATAGCTGTTTGATGGTTTGATATTGCTCAAGGTCAAAAATTGCCCCATTGAGGATAGTAGTTTCGCGGTTTTTGTCATCAATGATGACTTGAAACAGGCAGGCATTGGTTAAATTAGTTGTATTCAGATTCGCTTCTGCTAAATTAGCATAACTGAGATTGGCACCACTTAAGTTAGCTTGATGTAGGTTAGCTCCGCGCAGATTCACCCCTACTAAGTTGGCATTTATTAACTGAGCTTTTTCTAGGTTTGCTCCTACCAAATTAGTATCACGTAAATCAGCATTAGTTAAATTGCTGTGTTGCAGATTTGCGTAATTGAGGGCAACTTGGGATAAAGAGATTTTAGGCAGTTGTAGATAACTTAAGCATTGGTAAAGGGTTTGGCTGACAGAGTTTTGATTGGGAAAAATCAAGATTTTTGTTATCAGAATAGATAAGGCTTGGGGATGGAACTCTGTCACTTTCTCTGGCATACCACAGGGATAAAAGGGTTGCTTGATTTGCTGATGAATCACACAGAGTATCATAAAGACATTGAGACCAACTGCGGCGTTGATTTGCTCAATATTTAAAGAATTTCTCTGACTCTGAAAACTACGCCAAGCATTATGTGCCATCCCTTCATCTAGCCAGCGACTACGGCAATGGGCATACCAAAATGGTAAGAGTTGCTGAGAGAGTAATTGCAACAAGGATGGAGAATTTTTTTCTTGATATAACCCTTCGGTAATTAATGCCAGAATTTGTGGACTCAGAACTCCATAACCCAATAAATTATATAATCTTTGAGCAAATTCCCCTGGAGCATCTATGAGAAAAACCTCTTCACTATAGGAATTAAAACGTAGTTGAGTCAGCTGCTTGAGGTGATGAATAATAGCTTGGGCGCAGAGATATTCTCCTAAGAGAGCGTGGGCAAATTCTGTTTTGATTAACTCATTTTTTGTCCTTACTTGATGTCTGGGAAAAATATGGCTTACCTGCTCAAATACCAGGGAGCGGAAATAGAAAGGTGGAAGAGATGTTCCTTCAGCAACCTGAATACTATGGGTATGACTCTGTAGTATTGCCAAAGCAACTGCTTGCATTTGGGTGAAAATTTCTTGGGGGTGTTGGTTTTGGAGTAAATTGGCGATCGCCTCTGGTGTACGGTGAATGTGACTACAACCAGGACGCATTAACATAGTACTGGCTCCTCCAGTTTGGGGATATCCCAATAACCAACGGGTTAATCTTTGGTAAATTTCCCACAACAGTGCAGCAGAAGACTGATGTTGTCGAGCTAGTACGATCTGGAAAATTTCCTCATCTAACAAACCGTCACGATGTAAGACACCCAAGAAAAATAGCATTAATGGTTGTCGTACTAAGGTAGATATTTGCGGAAAACGGGAATTAGCTAAAAATATTCCCCCTTGCTTGAGGAATAAAAAAAAGTTTTGTGCTATTGAAATAGATTGGATTTTTGTCCACTGTTGAAACCAGTTTTTCAGTTCATCTGGTTCTAGGGGTTGGATAGTTATACGTCTGACTGGTAAAGAAATTTCGGCACAAATGGCATTTAAATCACCCAAACGACTGGTAATCAGAATTTTGTGACGCAACTGAGACTGTAAAGCTTGTAATTGCTGCAAGAATACAACCTTTGCCCGTTCCCCGTAACCACTGGGTGGCAATTCATCCCAACCATCCAGGATTAAAATACAAGGAGGGTGATCGAGTTCCAGCCAAGTAGCTAAGTCAGTCAAGCTACTACCTGTAAATGCCGAGTTAAGAGTATCTGTTAAACTACTGCCATACGTAATATCTCTGAGGCGAATATATATTGGCATCCAATGGGGGTATAGATGTTGGGCAATATGTGCTGCCCAAGTCTGGCAAAAAGAGGTTTTACCATAACCTGCTGCCGACTCAATCACCGCGATCGCCTTCTCGTCCTGTTGCTGCACCCATGTGATTAAATCTACTGCGGTATTCTGCGCCTCCTCTGGTACTCCCCGTAATGGGATATAGATATCTTTCAGAGCAAAATATTCTGTAAATAGGGGTTCTGACTGACTAGTAAGTAAACTTGCTCGGTAACGCTCCCGACAGAGAAAAATTTTATCTGCGGTAGGGGTATTCACAGATGTACTGGAATTGCCCATTCCAACTTTCCCGACAGCAGTACTGCTAACATCCCGCACCGCTAAACCGACAAATTTTTGTAACTGCGCTAAAGGTGCAGCATTTTCGGCGATGACTGCCAATAAATGCCCATATAAGGAATGATTCAAACGCTGGGTAATTAATTTTGCTTCCCCTTCCTCCGCACCGTTGGCAATAAACCAAGCGACAGCAGCATTATTGATTTGTTGTACAAGTAAGGAATTGCTGACTTGAGACAAAGCTTGCTCTGCCTGGGTATCAGTAATTTTACTAGGTGATAGAGTTTTTAAAAATGCTTGTAATTGCACGTCGGATAGGGGTCGCACAGATGCGGGGGAAAAAACCATTGCCCGATCCAACCAAACTCTGTGCAAACTCAACTCTTGCTCTAGAACTTGACGCAAACCACGCAGGTAGGCGATTTGGAAAGCTAACCAAGTCCCTTCATTGCGCTTTAGGGGCTTCTTATGGCTAAAACTGCGCAATAAACCTGCCGTCAGTTCGGCGATCGCCATCATCTCCGGTTCCACAGCACCAAGAGGTAATTCCAATACCTCAACCAAAGGACAGACATCAAAGGGAATCAGACTCTTCACTTCCATGTCTTGAGCGATACGAAAGGCAACCCCGGCTATTTGTCCTGGGGAAAATGCTTGAATTTGAGAAGCTTCGATGTGATTTTCTGTAAGCCAATGACGAATACTCAGGTTCATTTAATTACACAGTCAATCTGTCCACCGCACTTATCATTTATACTGCCAAAATTGGTTATTGTATGGAAGATATGCAAAATTTCTAGGAACAATATAGGCATAGACAGAGGAAAATACTTGTAATTTCTCATTTTTGATTCTATGAGCGATCGCCCTCTTAAGGTACTTTTAATGGAGCAAGATGCAATTTTTCGTCTTGGTTTTAAAGTAGCCTTGGAAAGATTCTCTGATATCCAAGTCGTATCAGAGGCAGAAAACCAAACTAGAACCCTAGAAATCCTCGCAGAACTATTTCAACAAGATTCCCCAGCAATCAACCTGATTGTCCTGGAATTAGGATTCCTGACTCAATCTGCTGGGTTACAATTTTGCCGTCAACTGACAGAACAGTATCCCCAGCTACCCGTCCTCCTTTTGAGTTCCTTACAAGACCAGAAGTTTTTAGAAAACATCAAAAATACTGGTATTGCTGGATACTGCCCTAAGGGTACACCAGTATCTAATTTAGTGACTATTATGCGATCGCTACTGGTGGGTGGTAGTTATTGGTTTATTCCTCAGATAGAATCTTCCCTTCCTGCCAAAAAAAATCTAGGAATTAGTCAATTTTTGACAAACCTCGGTTTATCTGGAGATTCCCAAATCAATGAAAATTTGCAGAGAGTCTCCACTCAATTACAGCAACCGGGATTATCGTTACTGGAAAAGGCAATTCTTGCAGGACAAAGAAGAGAACTTCTCACTTCCCGTTGGTTGGTAAATCATCTTTTTCCCCCATCCCCTGGGGATACAGGAAATACCCCCTCCTCTCCTGGCAATTCATCAGAAATTACTCTGCCACCCCATCCCCCAATTGATAACTCTGCGTTGCTGAGTCCCCGGGGTTTACAAGCTCAGATATTCACATCATGCATTCATAAATTACAGTTTTCTCTAGAAAATCTCAGCGATATTGCTTTAGAAATTGATATCTTACGAGAAGATAAAAAAAGAGAATTACTTTATATTATTATTCAGAAATTCACTGACAGCTTAGATGCTTTACGTGATGCAAATATGACATCTGCGGAAGTATCAACAATGCACATCAAGGTACTAACGGATATTTGGCAATCAACAATCACGGAATTTTTTGGCAAATTTGCGCAAATTAAAATTAATCAGCAAAATATTGCCATTACTCCTATCCTGCTGCAAAGTCAATCTACTGTTCAAGAATCGATTTTACTGCGAATTCCTTTTTTACTTGAACTCTATAATTACTTATTATTTCAGGAAGCACTGAGAATTGATAATGCTATTTATCCACCATATAGCTTAGAAGCTCAAGAATATGCAGAAATCATTCTCGAAAATTTCTTAATTCAAACGGCAAATTCTGTCATCCAACCTCTCTTAAACTATTTAGCAGATGTAGAAGAAATTAAATATAATTTCTATGACCGTCGCTTAATTTCCACAAGAGAAATTGAAAAGTTTCGCAATAACCTCTCTTGGAAATATCGCATACGCGATTATATTGATGAACCGAGGTCAATTTTTGAAAGTCGTTATGATATATTTGTCTTTTCCTTTCGAGGGATTGCCAAAACTGCCATCTATGCACCTCGAAACCAAGAACTATTATCCCTATCAGGTATTCCTTTAATTGTGACCTTAGGTTTAGAATTTGGGGACGCGATCGCCCCCCGATTAAAATCCCTCCTATCCTTGCTAGGTAACGGTGTCGTCTTCCTACTTACCCAAGTTGTGGGACGGGGTTTAGGGTTAATTGTCCGGGGAATCCTGCAAGGAATGGGGAATGTTTCATTTCTAGATCGCAAGAAGTAACTGTAGGGATGCGATACATCGCATCTCTCGAAATTATACCAATTCACGCAAGTGCTGATACAAATAAAGCAGGTTCTTCATTAAATGTTATGCCAAACTATTAGTTAAACATCAAAATTTGCTTTTAAATATCGCTCGTGAAGAGGCCTTTTTTAGCCAAGAAATCCGTCAACTTTTTTATGGGCAAGGAAAACAAACTTATCGGATTTTTTTACGCTTCTTGATGACCAGCCTCTTCCTACTGTGAGAATTTTACACACTCGTCATGGGTCATAACAGATAATTGGCGAGCCGGAGGTAGAAGATTCATCATTGTGGTATAATTATCTGTAACTCGATTTAATGAATTCGTTATGAAAATCCAACAAATTATCGAGCGTGAAGGTATCGTTCATAGCGACCCGGAAATTATGAGCGGAGTCCCTGTATTTGTTGGTACACGGGTTCCCCTACAAACTTTTTTCGATTACCTAGAAGGTGAATCAGGTTTAGCTGAGTTTCTTGAAGATTTTCCTCATTTAAAAACAGCAGCATTACAAGTTTTGGAAACTATAGCGAAAGCTATGTTAGTAGAGCAGGAGCGTGAAACTAGTGCTGATTCTGCTTGATGAAAATCTACTCAGTAAAAAGTTGAAAAAACCTTTTCTAGATACAGGATATACCGTACAAAACGTCGAGGATATGGGCTGGCGAGGGACAAAAGATAGGGAGCTTTTAGCGATGGCAAATGCTTTCCCATTTGATGTTTTCATTACATCTGATAAAAACTTGCCATATCAGCAAAATTTGCGAAATCTAGCGTTGCGGGTTGTGGTAATCAATGCCAGTAGCACCCGTCCCGATCGCCTACTACCTTTAGTAATACAAATTATCCCTCTGTTACCATCTTTAGTTCCTGGCTCCATCACCTTGATTGATGATGCGGGTAATGTAACCCCTTTTAATCCAAGCAATACATGACTTTTCTAAATCAACAGATTGAAGGGCGATCGCTTACGCAGATTTATCAGTTCGCGGAACAATAAGTGCGATCGCAAATTCACAAACTGATGCCAATTATCTGAACAATTACCTACTAGTCTTACTACATCACCATACACAGGGTAAGCGCATCTAATTTTGTAGTTCTTGATACAGACAAAAAGCTTAAAAGTCTAATTGAATATCAATTTTTCATTGAAAATAGGATAAATTACCGTAAATGGCTGAAAAACATGGTTCAAATGGCTTTTTATGTTTTTAAACCATACAAAAACTAAAATATCAATCCCACGCTTTGGTCTAGCGTAGTAATTTTGAGCTTATTTGTGCCTTATGATGAACCCCAAAACTACCGTGTCGATAGGGTTTGAGATGCACTTACCCTAGGTAAAGAAAATAAAGGGAGAGGAGCATCCACACTCCTTTTTCTCTCCCCCTATTAAAAATCAATATAGTAATCCGATATCTCCTATTCCCGATTACCTAAACCATACAAGCCATAAAATCAGCACGTAACTGTTTTTCATTCAAATTACGACCAATAAATACTAGCTCGTTTTTGCGGGTTTCATCCTCTTTCCAAGGGCGATCAGGTTTACCTTCAAATATCATATGTACACCTTGGAAAACATAACGGTCTTCTTCCCCATCAATATGTAAAATACCCTTCATCCGGAAAATATCTGGACCTTGAACTCGCAATAATTCTGATATCCAACTATTTAACTTATTACCATCCAAGGCTCCAGATTCCACAATTGCTATGGAATAAACAGTTTCATCATGTTCGTGATCATGAGCGTGTTCATCCAAAAAATCGGGTTCAATTTCCAGGGTTCGCTCTAAATCAAAAGCTTTCACACCCAATAGTGCATCCATTCCTAATTCGGAATTGCGAGTGCGATAAACTTTTGCCATCGCATTCATTCCCCGAATCCGTCTTTCTAATTCTTCTAGGATTTCTGGAGCCACTAAATCGATTTTATTTAACAAAATTACATCGGCAAAGGCAATTTGTTCCTGTGCTTCATCGGATTCCCAATGTTGCCAAATATGTTTAGCATCTACCACCGTGACAACTGCATCTAGCTCTAATTGCTCACGCATATCCTCATCGACAAAAAATGTCTGAATTACGGGAGCAGGGTCAGCTAAACCCGTAGTTTCAATCACTAAATGGTCAAATTTATTGCGACGTTTCATTAAATTGCCGATAATTCGCATTAAATCGCCTCTGACTGTACAGCAAATACAGCCATTATTCATTTCAAAAATTTCTTCATCAGCATCAATTACTAGCTGATTATCTATTCCCACTTCCCCAAATTCATTGACAATGACAGCAACCTTTTTGCCATGCTCATAGGTAAGAATATGATTGAGCAAAGTTGTTTTTCCTGCTCCCAGATAACCAGTCAGAACCGTAACGGGAATTGTCTGAGATATTGTGCTATTAACCATATTTGAGATTCCTTAGGAAAAATAATTTACAGGATTTGCTAAATGCTCACATTCTCAGATTTTCAAGTAGTAGAAACTGTTCTCAGAAAAGGCAAAATAGCATTAGCTACCCTTTCTGGATATTCTTCGTGCATTCCTAATGTACCGGGAAGAATTATACTCTCTACCCCTGGTAAATCAGCAAATGCGTCCATTTCCGCACGGGATTTTGGGGGTGCAGATTCCGGAATAATTACAAGTAATGGTAACGATAAATTCTTACCTAGGGCTAAAAATTCATCTCGACTTTCCACTGGATCGAGAGTTCCTGTGACAAAGGATGCTGGAGCAAATCTGGCGCCGGATTTTTGTGTATTTTGCCACTTATGTTGGATAAACTGGGGTGTGAGCTTGCTTTTATCCACATAGACATGACGACCATACATCCAGGAGAGAAAAGCAGGTAAGGTATTGAGTTTATAAAGCAATTGTCCCAAAATGGGCGATCGCACTAATTCCCTCACAAAACCTGCTATCTCTGTACTTGCTCCCATTGTCCGTAGGGGACCTCGCCAGGTTGGCGCTACTAAAACTATCTGTGAAAATACTGATGGATTTTGCTGTGCCAGCTTTAAAACGTATCCCGCACTGTGACCAGCAGCAATGATACCTATGGGAGTCTTGAAAGTATTAGTAACAAAATTGACAATAAACTCTTGATAAAAATCAGGATTGTAATTGACATAGGGACGAGCAGAATCACCAAAACCGGGAAAATCGGCGATCGTCACCTGAAAATTGCCAGATAAAAGTTTGCCGAGGGTAGCTACTTCTTCTCGCATCGAAACTGTGCTAAAAGCTGGAAGTAATAATAACGGCATTCCTTGACCTAGGGTTTCATAAATGACGGTGATTTGTTGATTTTGCCACTGCCACTGGTATTGTTGAATCTCACCACCTAAATTATTCATTGTCACCCCTTACCTAACATTCTTCACACTCCAATGCCTTTTTCTGCATGGTTTTAAAGATATTGTAGAAACCGTTGGCACGGGAGGGAGTTAAACTCATGTTTAAACCCGTTTCTTGGATAAAATCAGGAGTGAGTTGGGTAATTTGTGCAGGAGTCAGTCCATTCAAACCTTCCATGAGTAAGCCGACTAAGCCTTTTGTCAGCTGAGAATCGGAGTCACCTTGATAAATTACCCGATCTTCCTCCAAATGAGCGGTAACATACACCTGGGAAACGCAACCTGGTACTTTGTTTTCCGGTGTTTTATCTACTTCTGGGAAGTCTTTTAACTTCTGACCATACCAAATTAACTGTTCGTAGCGACTTTTTTGGTCTGTGGCACGTTGGAAGCGTTTAACAATTTTTGCTAGGTTCGCTGGTAGGGAATCTATCGTAG
The Calothrix sp. 336/3 DNA segment above includes these coding regions:
- a CDS encoding pentapeptide repeat-containing protein encodes the protein MNLSIRHWLTENHIEASQIQAFSPGQIAGVAFRIAQDMEVKSLIPFDVCPLVEVLELPLGAVEPEMMAIAELTAGLLRSFSHKKPLKRNEGTWLAFQIAYLRGLRQVLEQELSLHRVWLDRAMVFSPASVRPLSDVQLQAFLKTLSPSKITDTQAEQALSQVSNSLLVQQINNAAVAWFIANGAEEGEAKLITQRLNHSLYGHLLAVIAENAAPLAQLQKFVGLAVRDVSSTAVGKVGMGNSSTSVNTPTADKIFLCRERYRASLLTSQSEPLFTEYFALKDIYIPLRGVPEEAQNTAVDLITWVQQQDEKAIAVIESAAGYGKTSFCQTWAAHIAQHLYPHWMPIYIRLRDITYGSSLTDTLNSAFTGSSLTDLATWLELDHPPCILILDGWDELPPSGYGERAKVVFLQQLQALQSQLRHKILITSRLGDLNAICAEISLPVRRITIQPLEPDELKNWFQQWTKIQSISIAQNFFLFLKQGGIFLANSRFPQISTLVRQPLMLFFLGVLHRDGLLDEEIFQIVLARQHQSSAALLWEIYQRLTRWLLGYPQTGGASTMLMRPGCSHIHRTPEAIANLLQNQHPQEIFTQMQAVALAILQSHTHSIQVAEGTSLPPFYFRSLVFEQVSHIFPRHQVRTKNELIKTEFAHALLGEYLCAQAIIHHLKQLTQLRFNSYSEEVFLIDAPGEFAQRLYNLLGYGVLSPQILALITEGLYQEKNSPSLLQLLSQQLLPFWYAHCRSRWLDEGMAHNAWRSFQSQRNSLNIEQINAAVGLNVFMILCVIHQQIKQPFYPCGMPEKVTEFHPQALSILITKILIFPNQNSVSQTLYQCLSYLQLPKISLSQVALNYANLQHSNLTNADLRDTNLVGANLEKAQLINANLVGVNLRGANLHQANLSGANLSYANLAEANLNTTNLTNACLFQVIIDDKNRETTILNGAIFDLEQYQTIKQLLSQPSERNLPENTDNALTWVNTQGMGIMESVEGEASSDIGIDAEAESATSDYADDETVFG
- a CDS encoding DUF3685 domain-containing protein, which codes for MSDRPLKVLLMEQDAIFRLGFKVALERFSDIQVVSEAENQTRTLEILAELFQQDSPAINLIVLELGFLTQSAGLQFCRQLTEQYPQLPVLLLSSLQDQKFLENIKNTGIAGYCPKGTPVSNLVTIMRSLLVGGSYWFIPQIESSLPAKKNLGISQFLTNLGLSGDSQINENLQRVSTQLQQPGLSLLEKAILAGQRRELLTSRWLVNHLFPPSPGDTGNTPSSPGNSSEITLPPHPPIDNSALLSPRGLQAQIFTSCIHKLQFSLENLSDIALEIDILREDKKRELLYIIIQKFTDSLDALRDANMTSAEVSTMHIKVLTDIWQSTITEFFGKFAQIKINQQNIAITPILLQSQSTVQESILLRIPFLLELYNYLLFQEALRIDNAIYPPYSLEAQEYAEIILENFLIQTANSVIQPLLNYLADVEEIKYNFYDRRLISTREIEKFRNNLSWKYRIRDYIDEPRSIFESRYDIFVFSFRGIAKTAIYAPRNQELLSLSGIPLIVTLGLEFGDAIAPRLKSLLSLLGNGVVFLLTQVVGRGLGLIVRGILQGMGNVSFLDRKK
- a CDS encoding DUF433 domain-containing protein, which gives rise to MKIQQIIEREGIVHSDPEIMSGVPVFVGTRVPLQTFFDYLEGESGLAEFLEDFPHLKTAALQVLETIAKAMLVEQERETSADSA
- a CDS encoding DUF5615 family PIN-like protein, giving the protein MLILLDENLLSKKLKKPFLDTGYTVQNVEDMGWRGTKDRELLAMANAFPFDVFITSDKNLPYQQNLRNLALRVVVINASSTRPDRLLPLVIQIIPLLPSLVPGSITLIDDAGNVTPFNPSNT
- a CDS encoding GTP-binding protein yields the protein MVNSTISQTIPVTVLTGYLGAGKTTLLNHILTYEHGKKVAVIVNEFGEVGIDNQLVIDADEEIFEMNNGCICCTVRGDLMRIIGNLMKRRNKFDHLVIETTGLADPAPVIQTFFVDEDMREQLELDAVVTVVDAKHIWQHWESDEAQEQIAFADVILLNKIDLVAPEILEELERRIRGMNAMAKVYRTRNSELGMDALLGVKAFDLERTLEIEPDFLDEHAHDHEHDETVYSIAIVESGALDGNKLNSWISELLRVQGPDIFRMKGILHIDGEEDRYVFQGVHMIFEGKPDRPWKEDETRKNELVFIGRNLNEKQLRADFMACMV